A single Primulina eburnea isolate SZY01 chromosome 11, ASM2296580v1, whole genome shotgun sequence DNA region contains:
- the LOC140805596 gene encoding uncharacterized protein: protein MFKRPNQPGGPPTGQSPASSCQGLKPCPTCGFKHAGECRRASGVCFGCEKSGHIIAECPTAAVQPAGPNRGTGPNEEADDANEVVSGTILIQQVHAYALFDCGATHSFISKRFVKKLGCKPDKLNEPFRIATSTSRAIETHEIYKDCKISINDQTFSADLIQLIMVDLDIILGMDWLARNSAIVDCKGKRVKLRTPDQEEVMFQGKSKERKSLLSASQAWRAMKSGEDIYLAMVSEIKEEVELKLEDIPIARKVPRCFSRITLRDGPKPRSGVRDQSDSRSCTNL from the exons ATGTTCAAGAGGCCCAATCAGCCAGGTGGACCTCCCACAGGGCAATCCCCCGCCAGTAGCTGTCAAGGACTCAAGCCTTGCCCAACATGTGGCTTCAAGCACGCAGGAGAATGCCGAAGGGCCAGCGGTGTATGCTTTGGGTGTGAAAAATCAGGGCACATAATTGCAGAGTGTCCTACCGCCGCCGTTCAACCAGCAGGCCCGAACAGAGGAACTGGGCCAAAC GAGGAGGCAGACGACGCCAATGAAGTCGTGTCAGGTACCATACTTATTCAGCAAGTGCATGCTTATGCATTATTTGACTGTGGTGCTACCCATTCCTTTATATCTAAGAGATTTGTTAAGAAGTTAGGCTGTAAGCCCGATAAACTAAATGAGCCCTTTCGTATAGCCACATCTACAAGTAGGGCCATTGAAACTCATGAAATTTACAAAGATTGTAAAATCAGTATTAATGATCAGACTTTTAGTGCCGACTTGATACAGTTGATCATGGTCGACTTAGACATCATCTTagggatggattggttagccaGAAACAGTGCGATAGTAGATTGTAAGGGAAAGAGAGTCAAACTCCGAACCCCAGATCAGGAAGAAGTCATGTTTCAAGGTAAATCCAAGGAACGGAAGTCGCTGCTCTCCGCATCTCAAGCTTGGAGAGCCATGAAATCCGGAGAAGACATTTACCTAGCAATGGTCAGTGAAATAAAAGAGGAAGTCGAGCTGAAACTGGAAGACATCCCTATAGCAAGGAAAGTTCCCAGATGTTTTTCCAGAATAACTCTCAGGGACGGTCCCAAACCGCGAAGTGGAGTTCGAGATCAATCTGATTCCCGGAGCTgcaccaatctctaa